In Phragmites australis chromosome 16, lpPhrAust1.1, whole genome shotgun sequence, one DNA window encodes the following:
- the LOC133895164 gene encoding uncharacterized protein LOC133895164, with protein MVWMSQVVDESKDVYDYENAFANLFNGNGEDELADKPKFGVSAVGPPRIEEEGKEHYMEVGVDPNGDEPTGANEEWRYLKKVEKGHIFVDKNASVLVIRQHAIKKEFETNITHSNKDRYRAKCVDPNCKWVVYAKRVLSDIMFMSSPTPPPLLSQTPRPRWPPPLRAHAPGDPGRRGGDGGLDAILLAAELLCLAPAVIFSVVCAARLVFTPGVSAAPPVAGGRLLVVQYVLLVGAVAIGSLIRRRQWERLRPLGRGGAEAVGRIEKLEESMRGVVAAVGVLSRTVEKLGLRFRVLRRKLRDPISETATLAQKNSEATRILAAQENLLEKEIGAIQKVLYAMQEQQQKQLELILAIGEASRLLDGEQDMLDEGSARSSSTSPAPGRENKRANTKSQVITLGNNKP; from the exons ATGGTGTGGATGAGTCAAGTAGTAGATGAGAGCAAAGATGTGTATGATTACGAAAATGCATTTGCTAACTTGTTCAATGGCAATGGTGAGGATGAGTTGGCAGATAAACCAAAATTTGGAGTGTCAGCTGTTGGCCCACCTAGAATagaagaggaagggaaggagcaTTACATGGAGGTAGGTGTTGATCCTAATGGAGATGAGCCAACCGGAGCTAATGAAGAGTGGAGGTATTTAAAAAAGGTCGAAAAAG GACACATATTTGTTGACAAAAATGCATCTGTTCTGGTTATTAGACAACATGCTATCAAGAAGGAGTTCGAGACTAACATCACACATAGTAACAAAGATCGGTATAGGGCAAAGTGTGTAGACCCTAATTGCAAGTGGGTTGTTTATGCAAAAAGGGTTCTTAGTGACATCATGTTTATG TCCTCTCCTACCCCTCCGCCGCTCCTCTCCCAAACTCCCCGACCCCGATGGCCTCCGCCGCTTCGTGCCCACGCGCCCG GCGAtcccggccgccgcggcggcgacggaggcCTTGACGCGATCCTATTGGCCGCGGAGCTGCTCTGCCTCGCGCCGGCTGTCATCTTCTCGGTGGTctgcgccgcccgcctcgtCTTCACGCCGGGTGTCAGCGCTGCGCCGCCGGTCGCGGGCGGGAGGTTGCTCGTCGTGCAGTACGTTCTGTTGGTGGGCGCGGTGGCGATCGGGAGCCTGATACGGCGGAGGCAGTGGGAGCGGCTTCGCCCCTtgggccgcggcggcgccgaggCTGTGGGGAGGATCGAGAAGCTGGAGGAGAGTATGAGGGGCGTGGTGGCGGCCGTTGGGGTGCTGTCGAGGACTGTGGAGAAGCTCGGCCTCAGATTTAGGGTGTTGCGGAGGAAACTGAGGGACCCTATCAGTGAG ACAGCAACTTTAGCCCAAAAGAATTCTGAAGCCACTCGTATACTAGCTGCACAAGAAAACCTTCTTGAGAAAGAAATTGGTGCAATTCAAAAGGTGCTATATGCAATGCAG GAACAACAGCAAAAGCAACTTGAGCTAATCCTCGCTATTGGGGAAGCAAGCAGGTTACTAGATGGTGAGCAGGACATGTTAGACGAGGGCAGCGCTAGATCATCTAGCACAAGTCCAGCTCCAGGGAGGGAGAACAAACGGGCAAATACAAAATCTCAAGTAATTACACTAGGCAATAACAAGCCCTGA
- the LOC133894783 gene encoding protein EXORDIUM-like 2, whose translation MAHHNAILMLLALAVAGAGAVKPRQLFLVSPAPVTLTNHHGQLLTGNHSVNLLWYGRFTPAQRAVVADFLLSLSAPVASASAPSVASWWATTSRYHPGAARLTLGRQVVDPSLSLGRRLSETSLASLAARLSPHRGSVAVVITAPDVLVDGFCLSHCGLHASATSAPAPAAGGATRGRGRFAYVWVGNSAEQCPGECAWPFHQPSYGPQAPPLVAPNADVGMDGVVINLATLLAGAVTNPYGGGFFQGPAEAPLEAVTACTGVFGAGAYPGYPGQLPVDAATGASYNAVGVAGRRFLLPAMWDPKTSQCSTLV comes from the coding sequence ATGGCCCACCACAATGCCATCCTCATGCTCCTCGCCCTCGCcgtggccggcgccggcgcggtcAAGCCGCGGCAGCTGTTTCTGGTGAGCCCAGCGCCCGTGACACTCACCAACCACCACGGCCAGCTCCTCACCGGCAACCACTCAGTGAACCTGCTGTGGTACGGCCGATTCACCCCGGCGCAGCGCGCCGTCGTGgccgacttcctcctctccctctccgccccggttgcctccgcctccgcgccgTCCGTGGCGTCGTGGTGGGCCACCACCTCGCGGTACCATCCGGGCGCGGCGCGGCTCACCCTCGGCCGCCAGGTGGTCgacccttccctctctctcggcCGACGGCTCTCGGAGACCTCGCTGGCGTCACTCGCCGCCCGCCTCTCCCCGCACCGCGGCTCCGTGGCCGTCGTGATCACGGCCCccgacgtcctcgtcgacggctTCTGCCTCTCCCACTGCGGCCTCCACGCGTCGGCCACCTCGGCCCccgcgccggcggcgggcggggccacccgcggccgcggccgatTCGCGTACGTGTGGGTCGGGAACTCCGCGGAGCAGTGCCCGGGGGAGTGCGCGTGGCCGTTCCACCAGCCGTCGTACGGTCCGCAGGCGCCGCCGCTGGTGGCGCCGAACGCGGACGTGGGGATGGACGGGGTGGTGATCAACCTTGCCACGCTGCTTGCCGGCGCCGTGACCAACCCGTACGGCGGCGGGTTCTTCCAGGGCCCAGCCGAGGCGCCACTGGAGGCCGTGACGGCGTGCACAGGCGTGTTCGGGGCGGGCGCCTACCCTGGGTACCCCGGGCAGCTGCCGGTGGACGCCGCCACGGGGGCCAGCTACAACGCCGTCGGTGTCGCCGGTCGCCGGTTCCTGCTCCCGGCCATGTGGGACCCCAAGACCTCGCAATGCTCCACTCTTGTGTAG
- the LOC133895165 gene encoding geranylgeranyl pyrophosphate synthase 11, chloroplastic-like — MPMSPPESIHSTIGHTVLSGTAKRAPSMLCVAICELLSVPCTTTLLVVATLEMLHVASLVHDDLLHEVIMEVKAGELPSGGDGHREEDGAVALVAEVLLACSGDVVGGGWRIGKRSQAPSGWDERSTIFGSEGVFPIFS; from the coding sequence ATGCCCATGAGCCCTCCAGAGAGCATCCACTCCACCATAGGTCACACCGTCCTCTCGGGCACCGCCAAGCGCGCACCCTCAATGCTCTGTGTTGCCATTTGCGAGCTCCTCAGCGTGCCGTGCACGACCACGCTCCTAGTTGTCGCCACGCTTGAGATGCTCCATGTGGCATCGCTCGTGCATGATGACCTCCTCCATGAAGTCATCATGGAAGTCAAGGCAGGAGAGCTCCccagcggcggcgacggccaTCGTGAGGAGGACGGTGCGGTTGCATTGGTAGCAGAAGTACTATTGGCGTGTAGTGGTGACGTAGTAGGAGGTGGATGGAGAATAGGGAAGCGAAGCCAAGCTCCCAGCGGGTGGGACGAGCGGTCGACCATTTTTGGGAGCGAGGGGGTGTTCCCCATATTTAGCTAG